GGTTGGCATTGTATGGATGCTAAGTGTTGTTAAGGGTAAATTTAATTTTCCTGTTTTACCGGGAGGGTGATGGTGAAGCGGGTCCAGTTGCCTGTTTCCGAATCTATGCTCATGGAACCTTTGTGCTGTTCGGTTATAATAAAGTAGGCAACTGACAGCCCTAGTCCCGTGCCTTTGCCCACGGGTTTGGTTGTGTAGAACGGTTCGAATATTCGCGATCTTGCCTTTTCGTTTATTCCCGGTCCATTGTCCTCGATCTGTACTGTGACATCCTGTCTTTCCTGATAAATTTTTATGGTGAAGCAGGGAGATGAGCCGGAGTACTCTTTGTCCTTCATGGCTTCGGCCCCGTTCTTCATGATGTTGAAGAAGACCTGCTGAATCTCGCTTCTTTCGCAAAAAACATCAGCAATATTTTCACTGTAATCGCGCACAATCCTGATCTTTTTGAAGTCAAACTGCTTTTTCAGGTTATAGTCGCTGGCGGCAATATCAATTGTTTCGTCCAGCAGGTCTGCTATGTTCTGCGGCTCCATGTTTTTTTCGCTTTTGCGGCTGAAGCTGAGCATGTTGCGGACAATGGTGGAGGCCCGGTTTGTGGAAGATTTGATGGCTTCCATCATTTTAGGGATATCCCGCGCATCCAGATATCTGTGCATGTCTTCGAGCGACAATCCGTATTTTTCAGCAGCAGCCTGATTGGCCGGGAGGTCCCCGAAAATGCGTTTCTGCATATTGTAGATATTGCCGGAAATTCCGGCCAGCGGATTGTTGATTTCATGGGCCATTCCTGCCGCAAGCCCCCCCAGCGACATCATCTTTTCGGATTGCACCATGATCTGCTCAAGCCGGACTTTGTCGGTTACATCGTCCAAACGGATTACCGCACCTTCAATACCGTTGCTTTCAAGGGGGTATATGGTGATATCTTCATGGTAGGTTCTGCCGTCCTGAAGATGGGTCAGCCTGCCCTCACTGCGGGGTTTGGAGCTGTGCATGGCTGTTCGTATGTCCGCCATTTTGGAAGAAAGTCGCGGGTAGACATCTTCAAGGGCGCGCCCTGCGGCGTCTTTGCTTCTTATTCCGGATTCCAGTTCGGCCTGCGCGTTCCACTGGATAATTTTTGTTGAACTGTCCACGGCAATGAGTACGGAGGGCATGGAGTTGATGATATTGCTCAACAGGCTGCGCAGTTTCTGCATTTCGCTCAATTGCTGCGCGAGATCCCGGTTCAGGGTGTTGATTTCCTGTTCTCGTGATTCAATGCTGGAGGACATCTTTCCGAAAGCAGTCGCAATTTCATCGAATTCCCGGATGTCTTTCGGAGTTGCAGAGCGGCTGTAATCTCCGCGTGAAACCTGTGCTGCAAGGGAGACCAGCTCATTAAAGTTGGAGCCGATTGTTTTCAGCCTGAAGAGCAGGACTATCATGCCCAGAAACAGTATCAGCAGGGCAAGAGTGGTGAACGCAATGGTGTAGGTGATCAGGTCCCGGTACACTTCTTTTGAGTTTTGGTAGATCAAAGCCACCCAGCGGGACGGGCCGATGGAAGCAGCGTAGGCCGTATCATAATTTTTGTCGTTTTTGATTGATTCCTTGCGGACTGATTTTCCGGAAATATCTTTGAATAGTTTAAAATGCGGATCTTCAGTGCGTTGCAGTACCTGTGTCTCATCCGTGTGGGCAATGTAGGTTCCGGTCTGGTCGGTGACTGCAAGGATGCTGTGTTCTCCTATATTCAGTTCCTTGATCAGCGAGTTGAGATTCGGGAACGTTACATTGGCGATCAGCACTCCATTTTGTACAGGAATTGAGATCTGGAATACAGGTGTCCGGTGGGTGGCTGAAATAATAGCCGGGGACCAGTAAACTGTTTTTTTTACATATGCATTTTTAAATGAAGGGTAGTTGGACATGTCCATCCCCAGCACATCCTTGGAAAAAGGGGAAAGAGCATAAACAATCCCTTCGTTATTCAGCAGCCGGACCTGATGTATTGCCGGATTGGCCATGATGATGGCCTGCAGATATATTTCGGTTTGTACCGCCGTATTTTTATTTTTCTCGATTGCTTTTGCACAATTCTGTAAGGAGCTCTGGATGTTGTGCATTTCTTCTTCAACAATACTTACTATAAGTTTTGCTGAAGAATTGTTTTTGTCATCAATATCCGTTTTGAAGTGGGTTAAAGTGTATGCGTATGCCAGTGCAGCAAATAGTAAAAATGGAATTGTTGTCGATACAATGAAGTGTACCGACATTATTTTTCTTAATGATTTTTTCTTTTTCATACGAATCTAGTTGTCGTTGACAAAATTACCGTTCTTGATGGTGACGATGTTGTATTTTTCTTTGACGTCACCGAATTTATTAAAAATAATATTATTTCCCAGTACATTGAATTCTTTTTTATTAAGTATAGTATGTTTTATCTGGGCGGGATTATATGATTTTGTATGCTCAAGGCCGTAAACAGCGATTTTAAATATCTCAGCATACAGAGTGAATATGAATGAAGGGTCTTTGTAGTATCTATCAAGATATTGCTTTTTCAGGGCAGCTATTTCGGGGTCAAGATTTTCGTAGTCGTACATGCCTATGAGACGCATTCCTTCCACTGCCTTTCCGCCATGGGTGATGATGTCATTGGACTGGGTCCAGCTGACCCCGAAAAAGAGAGCTTGGTCCATCCCGGTTTTGTGCAGGGCCTGTGCTATCATGGCCGCGTCAAAACCGTTGGTGATAAAAAGAATTGAATCAGGTTTCCCGGCAATAATTTTTTCAGCTATGGCAGTAAAGTCCGGTTTCCGGTTGCTGTAATAATTTATTTCAACCGGAACTTCCTTTCCTGCTTCCTGCATCAGTTTTTTATATCTTCCGGCTATGGCTTTTACATATTTGGGGTTTTCCATGTCACCGACAATTGCGGTTCTGCCCAGGCCCAGGGCAAGCCCCCTTTCTGCAAGTGCGTTTGCCTGTCCTGTGCTGGAGGTGGCGGTGCGCAGCAGGTTATCGTCTTTGTCTGCAAGGAAGTCAGTACTCATGGTCGGACTCATGATCAGTACGTCGCGCCCTTCAATGGTTTCTGTTGTCGCTTCCGCCATGGAGCTGGTGATGGGACCTAAGATTACGCGGACGTCATTTTTGATGAGATCGTTAATGGCGGCTTTGCACGCTTCAGGCGAGCTTTTGTCATCCCGGATAACCAGTTCTATTTTTCTGCCGTTTATTCCGCCGGCTTTGTTCTGTTCTTCAGTCATGAGTTGCAGGGTATTTCGGGCGGTAACCCCCAGTTCAGAAAATTGTCCGGTTATGCTGCCCACAAAACCTATTTTAACGCTGGCAGTGTCAGTACATGAAGAGAGGGTCAGCAGAACGGTCAGCATTATGATACAGTACGAACATACTGATTTACGGATATATTTTTTCACAATTATCTCCTGTGGCATCCAAACTGGGCCGGGTGCTCCTGTTTCGTCCAAGATGTTTTTCAGGTGGGAAAAAAATAATCAATTGTTGGTTTATTAAGTAGTAACTTACCACAGCAATTGATAAAAATCCCGTATAATATTTAGGATGTTTACCCTTTGCTGGATTAACCGCTGAATGTGGTTTAAGATTATCTTCAATTCCTTTTTTTCGAGGTAATTCCATGCCGATATTTAAATCCATCTGTCCTTATGATTGTCCCACCAGTTGCGGTCTCTTAGTGGAAAGTGACGGTGTTCTGATCAGTAAAGTAAAAGGTGATCCCGATGATCCGGTCTGCGCAGGGCTGATCTGCCGCAAGATGCAGCACTATGAAAAGTCCATCCATTCCCCGGAGCGCATCCTTACTCCCATGAAACGGAGCGGGGGCAAGGGGGACGGCTGCTTTGAACCCATCGCGTGGGATGAAGCGGTGGAGGCTATCACCGCAAAGTGGAAACAGGCTCTGGATGAGTTCGGCCCGGATTCCATTCTTCCGTTCTACTATTCCGGGGTCATGAGCCTGATTCAACGCAGTTGCGGGGATGGATTGTTTAACAGGATGGGAGCCTGTGAACTGGTTAAGACCCTGTGTTCTTCGGCCAAGAGTGCCGGGTACAAGTCGGTTATGGGCGATACCGGTTGTCTTGACCCCCGTGAACTGGCGGACAGCGATTTTTATCTTGTCTGGGGAAGCAACATGAAAGCCACCCGGCTGCAGAGCATGCCCGATCTGGTCAAGGGTCGTAAACAGGGCAACCGTGTGGTGCTGATTGAGTGTTTTGCCGGGGAAATGGCCGAGTATTGTGATCAGGTGGTGCTGGTCAAACCCGGCACGGACGGTGCGCTGGCTCTAGGCATGATGCATGTGCTGGCCGAAGAAGGGCTGGAAGATTCGGAGTTCCTGCAGAGTGAAGCCGTAGGCTACGCTGAGTTCAAAGCTTCTCTTGAGCAATACACTCCGGCATGGGCTGAGTCTGCAACCGGAGTCCCGGCACAGGTCATTATTGAGCTGGCCCGTGAATACGCTTCGGCTTCGGCTCCGGCAATTATTCTCGGCAGCGGTAATTCCCGTTACGGCAACGGGGGCATGACCGTGCGGCTGATCACCATTCTCTCCGCTTTCACCGGGGCGTGGCAGCAGTCCGGAGGCGGGCTTTGCGGCTGTAATCCCGGCGGCGGTCCTTATGTGGATACGAACCGCATCACCCGGCCGGACCTGCGCCGCAGGGCTGGACGGCAGGTGAATATAAACCAGCTGGGCATGGCTCTCAAGGGCGGCGAAGGGCAGGTGCCGATTCGTTGCCTGCATATTTTCGGCAGCAATCCGGTGGGCTCGGTCTCCAATCAGATCGGTATCCGTGAAGGTCTGGAGAATCCGGACCTGTTCACCGTTGTCCACGAGCGTTTCATGACTGACACCGCACGTTATGCCGATATCATCCTGCCCGCGACATTTTCCGTGGAGCAGTCGGACTGCTACAGTTCTTACGGCTATTGCTCATTCGGCGCGGCCCGTAAGATTATCCCTGCGCCCGGAGAATGTAAAAGCAATTGGGATATCTTCTGCCTGCTTGCCAAGGCTATGGGGTACGGTGAGTCTCATTTCCAGCGTTCGGAAGAAGATCTGCTGGATGAATTGCTGGCCAATCCCCTGCAGGGCTTGCAGAATATCAGTGCTCACCAGCGCGATACCCTGCAAAACGGCGGGATGATTTCCGCATCTTTTGCCGACCACACGGATTGGAAAACCCCGTCGGGCAAGATTCAGATTATGGACAACGCACAGGATGAACCGTTGCCGTTCTATCAGGAATGTCATGGCGGAACTTATCCGCTGCAGCTGATTGCCGTTCCCAGCACTGAGACCCTTAATTCCATTTTTCTTGAGCGGGACGAGCTTGTGGAAAGCCGGGGTGCCATGTTTCTGGATATCCATCCCGATGATGCGGCTGCCCGCTCCATTGCTGACGGTGATGAAATTGTTGCTTTCAATGATCTGGGTGAAGTAACTTTCACCGCCCGGGTGACTCCGCTGGTGGCGAAAGGGGCGGTTGCCGCAGCAGGCATATTTAAATCGTCCCAGTCGGCCAACAGGAATCTGGTCAATGCGTTGCATCACGAGCGTCTTTCCGACATCGGCGAGGCAACAACCTTGAATGATAATACGGTTGAGGTCCGGCGTTGAGGGCAGAGATTCCAGCCAACAGTTTTGCATGATAATTTACCGGCTCAGGTCGTTGTGTTATTGTCGGGGTGTTGCGCTACTTTACGAACAGGAGGGAAGGATGCGGAAAAGTGTTCTTACGGCGGGAGTTCTGTTTATATTTTTTGCAGTGGCGGTTTATCTTTTTATGCCTTTTGATGCTGATGAAAAAGTGCATAAAATCGGCGTTTTGCAATTTACAAAAAATAATCTTTCCACCTTTGAAGGGTTCAAGGACGGCTTAAAGGAACTGGGCTACCCGGAAGGGGATAAGGTTGTTTATTTTTTTGACGGTCCTGCTCCTTCCAAGAATGATCTTGTCGGCTATATGCAGAAACTGCTCGACCGGAAGCCGGATTTGATTTTCGCGTCACCCACACCTGCTGCAATAGTGGCTAAGAAAATGACTGCAGGTACAGGGATTCCGGTTGTTTTTGCTCCGGTCAACGACCCTGTTTCTGCCGGGATCGTAAAAGACGTACGTGCTCCTGCCGGAAATATCACCGGGGTCCGCCTGTCCGCCAGCGATGGACGCAGGCTGCTGTCGCTTAAGGATGTTGTTCCTTCTGTGAATAATGTCTTTGTGCCTTACAGTCCGGGCGATAAAAGCGCGGCTGCGAGTCTGAGAATGCTTGAGGACGCCGCTCCGAAGGTCGGGGTTATCCTCACTAAAAAGCCGTTCTATAAAGAAACAAACATTCTGGTGGATAAAAGCTATGTCCCTGACGGTGTGGATGCCATACTCCTGCCGCGTGAAGGGCTGGTCATGTCCCGGATCAGGGATTTTGTGACTTTGTGCTTAGAGCGCAAGCTGCCGCTTTCAACTCCGCGCTATAAGCAGGTAGAGCTGGGGGCCCTGACCGGATATGGATTTAATGGTTACAAAATCGGTCGTCAGAGTGCCCGTATGGCCCACATGCTTCTCTCCGGGGCACCAGTATCTTCATTGCCTGTTGAAACCTCTGAGGATTACCTGTTCATCAATTTGAAGACAGCCGGGAAAATCGGTGTGGATATCAGTGATGAAATTTTGCGGCAGGCTCAAGAGATTGTCAGGTAAAATCCGGAATTGAAATGAGAACTCTTTATTCCATACTTTTTCGCTCCTATATAGTGCTTGCGCTGGTTCCGCTGGTGCTGCTGGGGATTATGCTGACCGTCTGGATTGCCAGCGGGCAGATCGCTGCATCCTATCGGCAGGAACAGAGTATGGCCAGGCATGTTGCCCATGATTTGAAGCGTCATTTTTCCGCGCTGGAAGAAAAGCTGTTCAGCTTGAACCAGTTCAGGAATTTTACGACCGTTTCTGACGTGGAAGCGCAGCATTTCGCCAAGGAATTGGTAGCACGGCAGAATTCAATATGTTCGCTTGTTCTTCTGGATGGTGATGGCCGGATAAGGTGCAGGGTTTCTTCCAGTAAAGTCTATGACAGTTCGGAGCCGCTCGGTGCTGCTGATTCAGCACTGTTTGAACAAACTGTGTCCGCTGGCAAGGTCACTTATGGCCGGGTCTATGAGGGCGGCAATTGTGGCGGGAGGATTTTGCAGGTCGGGGTGCCGTTAAAGGACAGAATGTCAGGAAAAACAGGTGTTGTGCTGTTGGCGGATTTCAGGCTCAGCACAGCATGGCGTGATGTTACCGAGCAGAATTTTCAGGACGGAGAATCACTTTTTCTGGTGGGCGCGGATGGACAGGTTCTGGCCCATCCCAATCCTTCTTTTGTGCTGGCGAAGAAGAAGGCATTGTCAATAGACGATGGGAAGCTGCGTAAAAATATCAGCGGTGATTATGTCATCGG
This portion of the Desulfovibrio sp. JC010 genome encodes:
- a CDS encoding ABC transporter substrate-binding protein translates to MKKYIRKSVCSYCIIMLTVLLTLSSCTDTASVKIGFVGSITGQFSELGVTARNTLQLMTEEQNKAGGINGRKIELVIRDDKSSPEACKAAINDLIKNDVRVILGPITSSMAEATTETIEGRDVLIMSPTMSTDFLADKDDNLLRTATSSTGQANALAERGLALGLGRTAIVGDMENPKYVKAIAGRYKKLMQEAGKEVPVEINYYSNRKPDFTAIAEKIIAGKPDSILFITNGFDAAMIAQALHKTGMDQALFFGVSWTQSNDIITHGGKAVEGMRLIGMYDYENLDPEIAALKKQYLDRYYKDPSFIFTLYAEIFKIAVYGLEHTKSYNPAQIKHTILNKKEFNVLGNNIIFNKFGDVKEKYNIVTIKNGNFVNDN
- a CDS encoding ABC transporter substrate-binding protein; this encodes MRKSVLTAGVLFIFFAVAVYLFMPFDADEKVHKIGVLQFTKNNLSTFEGFKDGLKELGYPEGDKVVYFFDGPAPSKNDLVGYMQKLLDRKPDLIFASPTPAAIVAKKMTAGTGIPVVFAPVNDPVSAGIVKDVRAPAGNITGVRLSASDGRRLLSLKDVVPSVNNVFVPYSPGDKSAAASLRMLEDAAPKVGVILTKKPFYKETNILVDKSYVPDGVDAILLPREGLVMSRIRDFVTLCLERKLPLSTPRYKQVELGALTGYGFNGYKIGRQSARMAHMLLSGAPVSSLPVETSEDYLFINLKTAGKIGVDISDEILRQAQEIVR
- a CDS encoding molybdopterin-dependent oxidoreductase, translated to MPIFKSICPYDCPTSCGLLVESDGVLISKVKGDPDDPVCAGLICRKMQHYEKSIHSPERILTPMKRSGGKGDGCFEPIAWDEAVEAITAKWKQALDEFGPDSILPFYYSGVMSLIQRSCGDGLFNRMGACELVKTLCSSAKSAGYKSVMGDTGCLDPRELADSDFYLVWGSNMKATRLQSMPDLVKGRKQGNRVVLIECFAGEMAEYCDQVVLVKPGTDGALALGMMHVLAEEGLEDSEFLQSEAVGYAEFKASLEQYTPAWAESATGVPAQVIIELAREYASASAPAIILGSGNSRYGNGGMTVRLITILSAFTGAWQQSGGGLCGCNPGGGPYVDTNRITRPDLRRRAGRQVNINQLGMALKGGEGQVPIRCLHIFGSNPVGSVSNQIGIREGLENPDLFTVVHERFMTDTARYADIILPATFSVEQSDCYSSYGYCSFGAARKIIPAPGECKSNWDIFCLLAKAMGYGESHFQRSEEDLLDELLANPLQGLQNISAHQRDTLQNGGMISASFADHTDWKTPSGKIQIMDNAQDEPLPFYQECHGGTYPLQLIAVPSTETLNSIFLERDELVESRGAMFLDIHPDDAAARSIADGDEIVAFNDLGEVTFTARVTPLVAKGAVAAAGIFKSSQSANRNLVNALHHERLSDIGEATTLNDNTVEVRR
- a CDS encoding PAS domain-containing sensor histidine kinase translates to MSVHFIVSTTIPFLLFAALAYAYTLTHFKTDIDDKNNSSAKLIVSIVEEEMHNIQSSLQNCAKAIEKNKNTAVQTEIYLQAIIMANPAIHQVRLLNNEGIVYALSPFSKDVLGMDMSNYPSFKNAYVKKTVYWSPAIISATHRTPVFQISIPVQNGVLIANVTFPNLNSLIKELNIGEHSILAVTDQTGTYIAHTDETQVLQRTEDPHFKLFKDISGKSVRKESIKNDKNYDTAYAASIGPSRWVALIYQNSKEVYRDLITYTIAFTTLALLILFLGMIVLLFRLKTIGSNFNELVSLAAQVSRGDYSRSATPKDIREFDEIATAFGKMSSSIESREQEINTLNRDLAQQLSEMQKLRSLLSNIINSMPSVLIAVDSSTKIIQWNAQAELESGIRSKDAAGRALEDVYPRLSSKMADIRTAMHSSKPRSEGRLTHLQDGRTYHEDITIYPLESNGIEGAVIRLDDVTDKVRLEQIMVQSEKMMSLGGLAAGMAHEINNPLAGISGNIYNMQKRIFGDLPANQAAAEKYGLSLEDMHRYLDARDIPKMMEAIKSSTNRASTIVRNMLSFSRKSEKNMEPQNIADLLDETIDIAASDYNLKKQFDFKKIRIVRDYSENIADVFCERSEIQQVFFNIMKNGAEAMKDKEYSGSSPCFTIKIYQERQDVTVQIEDNGPGINEKARSRIFEPFYTTKPVGKGTGLGLSVAYFIITEQHKGSMSIDSETGNWTRFTITLPVKQEN